The sequence GCGAGGAAAGAAGAAAAGGTAATCCCTATCGCTGTGTCGCTCTTGATGATGGAGTTGCTCTTGATATAGGTGATAAGGATGGAAGCTAGAAGTCCAAAGACAATGGCGCCAATAAAGAAATTGATGCCAAGGATAAAGGACAGGGCCACCCCTGGAAGGACTGCGTGCGAGATGGCATCTCCCATGAGAGACATGCCTCGCAAAATAATGAAGCATCCGACAGCTCCAGCGACAATACCGATGGCAATGGCTGTGATCAGGGCATTCTGTAAGAAGTGGAATTGCTGTAATCCATCGATAAATTCTGTAATCATCCGACGCCACCTCCTATAAAGAGTTCATGCCCATAGGCTGCATGCAGATTCTCCTTGGTAAAGGTTTCCTCTGTTTTCCCAAAAGCGATCAGCTTGCGGTGAAGGAGGAGGACCTTGTCAAAATAAGCTGGGACCTTGCTGAGGTCGTGATGGACAATCAGGATGGTCTTGCCTTCTTGTTTCAAGGTCTGGAGGGTCTGCATGATGATGTCTTCGCTGACAGAGTCAATCCCTGCGAAGGGCTCATCCAAAAAGATGACATCCGCTTCTTGGACCAGGCAACGGGCAATCAGCACCCGTTGGAATTGCCCTCCCGAAAGCTGACCAATCTGGCGATCTGCTAGATCAAGAAGATTGACAAGTTTCAAGGCATTTTCCACTTTTTTGAGGTCCTCTTTGCTTTTTCGCTTGAAGATAGAAAGATGGGGATAGAGACCCAGTGAGACACACTCCCGCACCGTGATGGGGAAGTGGAAATCAATAGCGGATTTCTGTTCGACGTAGGCCACTCGTTGAAGAACTTGGCTGAGATCTTTTTGATCGAGCTGGACCTTTCCCGAATGGGGGAGAAGTCCTAGCATGGCCTTGATCAGGGTTGATTTCCCAGCTCCGTTGGGCCCAAGAATTCCTAGGATGGTTGGCCCCTGGATGGTGAGGGAAAGATCCTCCAAGGCCAGTGTTTGCTGGTAGGCAACACTTAGATGTTCAATTTGAATCATGATTTTGCTCCTTTAGTATTAATATACATGAATAAAAAAATTAAGTCAAGTTAATTAATAAAATAATTCAGCTTAAATCACTTGAAATCATTGAAAAAAGTTCCTATTTTTGATAAGGTTATTAGAAAAGAATGAAAGCGAGAAGATCATGGTACGTTTACAAGATGATTTTTATGATTACGTCAATGGGGAATGGGCTGAGACAGCTGTGATCCCTGATGACAAACCGTCAACTGGTGGTTTTATGGACTTGATCCAAGATATCGAAAACTTGATGTTGGATATCACTGGGAAATGGCAACGGGGAGAAGAGCTACCTGAAGACAGCATTCTGCAAAACTTTGTCAAATACCACAAAATGGTGGCAGATTTTGATGCGCGAGAAGCAGCTGGTGTGGCACCAGTCATGCCTTTGATCAATGAAATTAAGGCTTTGTCTTCTTTTGAAGACTATACCAGCAAGTTGGGTACCTATGAACTAGCTGGCAAACCAAATCTCATGCCATTTAGCGTGTCACCAGACTTTATGAATGCCCAAATGAATGTCTTGTGGGGAGAAGCACTCGGTTTGATCTTGCCTGATACGACCTACTATGAAGAAGGCAATGAAAAAGGCCCAGAGTTATTGGCTGTTTGGCGTCAAATGGTTGAAAAGCTCTTGGCAAAATTTGATTTCTCAGAGGAGGAAATCAAAGACATTCTGGATAAAGTGATTGCGGCGGATGCAGAATTGGCCAAATATGTCTTGTCAAACGAAGAAAAATCCGAGTACAATAAACTCTACCATCCTTATGAGTGGGCAGATTTCAAGGCCTTGGTTCCAGAATTGCCACTCGATACCTTCTTTACAGAAGTGATCGGGCAAACGCCAGATACTATCATTGTTCCAGAAGAGCGCTTCTGGAAGGAATTTGCGCCAAAATACTACTCGGCAGCCAACTGGGAAACCATTCATGCCAAATTGAAACTCAGTGCAGCTCTTTCTTGGACGTCTTTCTTGACTGAAGAAATCCGTGTCTTATCTGGTGAGTATAGCCGTACGATTACAGGGACACCAGAAGCCCGTCCGAAAGAAAAAGCCGCTTTGGCTTTGGCAGAAGGACCTTATAGCCAAGCACTTGGCCTTTGGTATGCAGGAGAAAAATTCTCACCAGAGGCGAAAGCAGACGTAGAGCATAAAGTAGCGACCATGATTGAAGTCTACAAGGATCGCT comes from Streptococcus parasanguinis ATCC 15912 and encodes:
- a CDS encoding metal ABC transporter ATP-binding protein; the protein is MIQIEHLSVAYQQTLALEDLSLTIQGPTILGILGPNGAGKSTLIKAMLGLLPHSGKVQLDQKDLSQVLQRVAYVEQKSAIDFHFPITVRECVSLGLYPHLSIFKRKSKEDLKKVENALKLVNLLDLADRQIGQLSGGQFQRVLIARCLVQEADVIFLDEPFAGIDSVSEDIIMQTLQTLKQEGKTILIVHHDLSKVPAYFDKVLLLHRKLIAFGKTEETFTKENLHAAYGHELFIGGGVG
- a CDS encoding M13 family metallopeptidase, with protein sequence MVRLQDDFYDYVNGEWAETAVIPDDKPSTGGFMDLIQDIENLMLDITGKWQRGEELPEDSILQNFVKYHKMVADFDAREAAGVAPVMPLINEIKALSSFEDYTSKLGTYELAGKPNLMPFSVSPDFMNAQMNVLWGEALGLILPDTTYYEEGNEKGPELLAVWRQMVEKLLAKFDFSEEEIKDILDKVIAADAELAKYVLSNEEKSEYNKLYHPYEWADFKALVPELPLDTFFTEVIGQTPDTIIVPEERFWKEFAPKYYSAANWETIHAKLKLSAALSWTSFLTEEIRVLSGEYSRTITGTPEARPKEKAALALAEGPYSQALGLWYAGEKFSPEAKADVEHKVATMIEVYKDRLEKADWLAPETREKAIVKLNVITPHIGYPEKLPETYAKKIIDESNTLVENAQKLAQISIEHVWSKWNQPVDRSEWHMPANMVNAYYDPQQNQIVFPAAILQAPFYDLHQSSSANYGGIGAVIAHEISHAFDTNGASFDENGSLKDWWKPEDYEAFTARTQKVIDQFEGQDSYGAKINGKLTVSENVADLGGIAAALEAAKKEEDFSAEEFFTNFARIWRMKARTEYMQLLASVDVHAPGKLRTNVQLPNFDEFFENFDVKEGDGMWRAPEDRVIIW